ACTAAGGAGGGGAatcttaccaactccacaaagaAGATTGCCGAGTGGTTGCGTGCGACTATTCAGTGGGTCTAGGGAAGAAAAAGGCATTATGTTAACCAGTCAATTTCACGATTAAGGCCCCTTGGGCTGAGCGTGTCCAACGTGTAAATCCAGTATGTTTCCCGTTGTTTCAATAGCTGGATGTGATTGCCACCCCGTCTTGGTCTATGTACTTTTTCGAGAACCTGGAATCGTAGTTGCGATATGTTGTGTCTGGCCTCCTTAAAGTGTGCCGGCAGGGGCAGCCAGATCTTACCACACCTGATCGTGGATTTGTGGCTTATAATTCTGTCCCTGATTGCCTGGATCGTTTCGCCCACATATAGAAGGCCACACGGACATTTGATGATGTATACCACATAGTTAGATTCACATGTATGGTAATCTCTGATGGGATATGACTTTCCTGTGCGAGGGTGAACCACATCACTCCCTTTGATGACGTTAGAACAACATGTGCAATTGAGACATGGAAATGTGCCCCTTCTAGTCTGTCCACTGAGTGTACGGGTTATAGTTTGTTTTGTAGAGCCCACGTCGGCCCTCACCAATCTGTCCCTTATGTTAGGTGGTCTGCGTAAGCACATTAAAGGGGGGTTTTTGAAAATCGCTATACTGGGGTACGCTCTTGACAGCAGGGGCCACTGTTTATGAATCAGGTTATGAACCCTCTG
The Ranitomeya imitator isolate aRanImi1 chromosome 3, aRanImi1.pri, whole genome shotgun sequence genome window above contains:
- the LOC138672840 gene encoding uncharacterized protein, whose product is MGSNVAPAYANLYMDRFERDFVYPNTLFQQYAHQWYRYIDDIFCIWQGDHSSLTAFHNTINEIRPELKFSISHHTDAITFLDTKVCKDIHGSLTTDIYTKPTDRNNLLLYNSCHPKSTRNSLPRSQFKRVSRIVSNPTIRQSRLQEMSKKFEDRNYPCALLNTEMTKALSETDPTMTPLPKPSRLPFVHGHHPSMQRVHNLIHKQWPLLSRAYPSIAIFKNPPLMCLRRPPNIRDRLVRADVGSTKQTITRTLSGQTRRGTFPCLNCTCCSNVIKGSDVVHPRTGKSYPIRDYHTCESNYVVYIIKCPCGLLYVGETIQAIRDRIISHKSTIRCGKIWLPLPAHFKEARHNISQLRFQVLEKVHRPRRGGNHIQLLKQRETYWIYTLDTLSPRGLNREIDWLT